A stretch of Candidatus Sericytochromatia bacterium DNA encodes these proteins:
- a CDS encoding Spy/CpxP family protein refolding chaperone: protein MTTRLCKAIGLALTLSVLPGCGSTALFDASTLGLDAVLQVRRATVSTDAAQVVGQEFAGDRMLKGAPGEAAKNGMRGAGPRGAKGPGGRDGFAREGHGPEGPRGGEHGPKGFFPGFEAMNLTESQQAQLKAIAESERAAHPTPDPAKRPEHPGQQVQALLTAQTLDVEALKAALNQAPPAPPDHADQHEKTLTAVRAVLTAEQINTLVARLEAAPPQGDRPAPPQGKAPERPDPAQRVDALAQTLNLNAEQKAALLAFETAKAAAHPAPDFDKRKADHEAHRAALITFWKTGDASGLAAARPAPRTPPAFPVDALVKLATSLSAEQRGQLFAAPAMGPGGPKMPGMRGPGGPKPHGMKMPGGPDVMGPAGMKAHGKGGARGPHHDGRRMPPAAPAESTATQG, encoded by the coding sequence ATGACGACCCGCTTGTGCAAGGCCATCGGTTTGGCCCTTACCCTCAGCGTGTTGCCCGGTTGTGGCAGCACGGCCCTGTTCGATGCCTCGACGCTGGGCCTGGATGCGGTGCTCCAGGTGCGCCGGGCCACTGTCTCCACGGACGCGGCCCAGGTGGTCGGTCAGGAATTTGCTGGTGATCGGATGCTCAAGGGCGCCCCGGGCGAGGCCGCGAAGAACGGGATGCGCGGCGCTGGACCGCGTGGGGCCAAGGGTCCTGGAGGACGGGACGGTTTCGCGCGGGAAGGTCACGGTCCTGAGGGCCCACGCGGCGGTGAACACGGGCCGAAGGGCTTCTTCCCCGGGTTCGAAGCGATGAACCTGACGGAATCCCAGCAAGCGCAGTTGAAGGCGATCGCCGAGAGCGAGCGGGCCGCCCATCCCACCCCCGATCCTGCCAAGCGGCCGGAACATCCGGGCCAGCAAGTGCAGGCCCTGCTGACCGCGCAGACCTTGGATGTCGAGGCCCTCAAGGCAGCCCTGAACCAGGCGCCCCCGGCCCCGCCCGACCACGCAGACCAGCACGAGAAGACCTTGACGGCTGTGCGAGCGGTGCTGACGGCTGAGCAGATCAACACCCTGGTGGCCCGGCTTGAAGCGGCGCCGCCTCAAGGCGATCGCCCCGCCCCCCCGCAGGGGAAGGCGCCCGAGCGCCCAGACCCGGCTCAGCGGGTGGATGCGCTGGCGCAGACACTCAACCTGAACGCCGAGCAAAAGGCGGCCCTGCTAGCGTTCGAGACGGCCAAAGCCGCCGCGCACCCGGCGCCTGACTTCGACAAGCGGAAGGCCGACCACGAGGCGCATCGTGCCGCCCTGATCACCTTCTGGAAGACCGGCGACGCCAGCGGGCTCGCGGCCGCTCGTCCAGCACCCCGGACGCCTCCCGCCTTCCCGGTGGACGCATTGGTCAAGCTGGCCACCAGCCTGTCGGCCGAGCAGCGGGGACAGCTGTTCGCCGCCCCCGCGATGGGCCCTGGCGGCCCGAAGATGCCTGGTATGAGGGGTCCGGGTGGTCCGAAACCGCATGGCATGAAGATGCCCGGCGGTCCTGACGTGATGGGCCCTGCCGGGATGAAGGCGCATGGCAAGGGTGGTGCCAGGGGACCTCACCACGACGGTCGCCGGATGCCGCCCGCCGCGCCGGCTGAGTCCACCGCTACGCAAGGCTGA
- a CDS encoding carboxypeptidase-like regulatory domain-containing protein, which translates to MLSKQSLAALLVSAVIAGCGGGAANQAALPGDGTYDDTILPANDGTQDFAPGSALNPSPSDPIGLPSTPPVASGAIPGTGTMTPQPNAQGFTLRGLVSDLEGRPLAKAKVSIGPQTTLTNAEGTFEFTGIMDSQIWVDVTADGFKAISRHNVVFSSEKPLADKEFKLSRETAGGTGESGSGPRLRHEGTFGGPAFKSVASLTVYGNRVYVLGVIDKKFWFDRAAVVVYNAATGDELSRIGDSVFSKMPKAASSLAIEAGQVVVADGTNRYTFNENGTFVKKAPGSSFALPERIKDESRDLRYTISAANKVKLEGDGLDVNLELENVNQARAIALGNQGNLLVLDGSSRTVHQFSLTTSGK; encoded by the coding sequence ATGTTGAGCAAACAGTCGCTTGCAGCCCTTCTGGTCAGCGCCGTGATCGCGGGGTGCGGCGGCGGAGCAGCCAATCAGGCGGCCCTGCCAGGCGATGGCACCTACGATGACACCATCCTGCCGGCGAATGACGGCACTCAGGACTTCGCGCCCGGTTCCGCGCTCAACCCGAGTCCCAGCGACCCGATCGGGCTGCCGAGCACGCCCCCCGTGGCCAGCGGCGCCATCCCGGGTACCGGCACCATGACCCCGCAACCGAACGCCCAAGGCTTCACCCTGCGCGGGCTGGTGAGTGATCTGGAAGGACGCCCCCTCGCCAAGGCCAAGGTCTCGATCGGCCCTCAGACGACGCTCACCAATGCTGAAGGCACGTTTGAGTTCACGGGCATCATGGATTCGCAGATCTGGGTTGACGTCACGGCGGACGGCTTCAAGGCCATCTCGCGCCACAACGTGGTGTTCTCCAGCGAGAAGCCACTGGCCGACAAGGAATTCAAGCTCAGCCGGGAGACGGCTGGCGGCACTGGCGAGAGCGGCAGCGGCCCGCGGCTGCGCCACGAGGGGACCTTCGGGGGCCCGGCCTTCAAGTCGGTGGCATCCCTGACGGTCTACGGCAATCGCGTCTATGTGCTGGGCGTGATCGACAAGAAATTCTGGTTCGACCGCGCGGCCGTGGTGGTGTACAACGCCGCCACCGGGGACGAGCTGAGTCGGATCGGCGATTCGGTCTTCAGCAAAATGCCGAAAGCAGCCTCCAGCCTGGCGATCGAAGCGGGGCAGGTGGTCGTGGCCGATGGCACGAACCGCTACACCTTCAATGAAAACGGGACCTTCGTGAAAAAGGCGCCCGGCAGTTCCTTCGCGCTCCCTGAACGTATCAAGGACGAAAGCCGGGACCTGCGCTACACGATTAGCGCGGCCAACAAGGTCAAGCTGGAAGGCGACGGTCTGGACGTCAACCTGGAACTCGAGAACGTCAACCAGGCCAGGGCGATCGCCCTGGGGAATCAGGGCAACCTGCTGGTGCTGGATGGCAGCAGCCGGACGGTCCACCAGTTCAGCCTGACGACCTCGGGCAAGTAG